Genomic DNA from Dehalogenimonas lykanthroporepellens BL-DC-9:
GAGTTTTTATTGCCCTGTTGTTATTGCCTTTATTGGCTTTGATTTCCCCAGGCGTTTTTTCAATCGAAGATCCGAACAATGCGGCATTGGGTTTTTCCGTCATTACCGTCTTGGCTCTAAGTCGTCGTTTGATTGGTCAACGCTCGGACCTGGCAATTGGTTTGAGCAACTTTGAATTGGTTATCAACAGGCTACTGTTCGACCGTGATATCAGAGATCGGCTAACTTGGATTTCGCGCACCGTCAGTAGCAATAACAAGTCACTTAGTTGATTTCTATCGCATAACAGCCGATGTAGCCGAAAAGCTTTTTGGATAAGGTAATGTTTCTGTCAATCGACAAGCGGACTATTGACGCGATTTATGTTTGGTAATAGAATACAAAATATAGGAGTGAAATTATATGCCAATATATGAATATCGTTGCATGGACTGTCGTAAGAAATTCGATCTTCTTCGTCCGATGAGCCAGTCAACTGAACCTGCGGAATGCCCGCTCTGTAAAGGTAATGCCAGGAGGATCGCGTCCACCTTTATGGCCAAAGGTTCCGGAGGCAGTGTGGGTGGTGGCGGATGTTCCAGTTGTTCCACTTCATCCTGTTCCAGTTGCCATTAGATTCATTGAAAGATAAACTCTTTCAGCAGGGACAGATATTCAAAGAAGTGTCCTCTGGTCATGAAATTAGTAAAATGGGTGGGTATTCTCCCCGTCACGCTCCTGTTAACAGGATACTGTATAGGGTGCTGGGGTTCGGTCACAACGTACGAATTGGGTCAACCGTTCGTTTTGAAACCAGGTGAATCAGCCGTCATTCCCGGTTAGAAGTTGACGGTGGGTTTTGAAGAAATTCCTACTGATTCACGTTGTCTAGCCGGCTCGGTCTGTATCTGGCTGGGCCAGGTTCAACGCCTGCTGGAAATCAGGTATTCTGGCAAGATAGAGTTGATAATGATTACCCAGACCGGTTTATCCGATGCTCCTGTTTCTTGATGGTATCGCCAGTACTGCATTGAGTTCAATGCATTCCTTACCCTAATCAACATCTACCCTTTCAAGAGCGGACTATCGCTTGCAAATGACCATAACCCTGGCAGATTAGTCATTTTGAATCCAACTTCAAGCATGGTAGATTAAATACAGAATTCAGAGGTGTGAAAGGAGAACATAATCGGTGAAATATTTGATTTCAGGAGAGCAGGTAACTTCCGCGGCAACCCATGAAGACCAGGTTAAGTTCCTGGAGGCGGCAAAAAACTGGGTTGAAAATAACCGGGCTGAAGGCAAGATTGATGGAGCCTACAGCTTTCTAGATGGCGGCGGTATGATTATTGTCGACGTAAAAGACCACGAGGAAATGACTCAGTTATTGCTGACATTTCCACTCGGTCCCTTCAGCAATCTGGATGTCAGACCGTTGCTTGATTTTACCCGAAATGCAGAATTAACCATATCGGCGGTTAAAAAGATACTATAGAGTTTATTGATCATCATTCGGAGGCTTCGTATTAATACGAAGCCTCCGTTTGGTTGAAAAAGCCTTGCGTTAAAGAGTTTGTCAGGATATACTGCTTGCGATGGTGAAAAAAGTATTGATTGTGGACGATCAGGAGCAGATTAGGCTTCTTGTCTGTGGTATCCTGAAGGATGAATACGAAGTTTTGGAAGCCGGTAGCGGCGAAGAAGCGCTCCAGGTTGCCAGGGAGTATTTACCGGATTTGATTATCATGGATATTCTAATGCCGGGAATGGATGGATTGACTGCCTGTAGTCAGATTAAAAGCAATCCTGCAACCAACAACATACCAGTGCTTGTGTTGACAATTATAGACTATGAATTGAATCGGCGTTTCGCAGAAAGCCTCGGCGCTGACGGTTATATTACCAAGCCCTTTACCCCCGAGGAACTCAGGAAGGCGGTTTCTGAACACTTGAAATCACCAGCCGCTTGAGGCAACGGTTCAGGTATTTGATGGTCTGATCCAGTGTTTGCCCTTGGGTATAGAAATTCTTTCTGAGGTGAACCCCATTAAACTGGAGTAAATCAGGCCGTTATCAAGATACTCTTTTCGCCCGCCGTGCAAAATCTATTGGACTTCGGTAATTCAGGCTTTGATGCAGCCGCTCAGAGCGATACCAAGCCCGGTAGTTTGTCCGCGCCATGCGTGTGCTTCCAGGAATCCGCATATACTCATGCCGATAGAATATTAGGGGATTAGCGCCATACCGAGGAGCGATTGAATGATAATCCAAAAGGCCGGACTGGACCCCGAGGCCCTGGGAGGGAATGTGGCTGTAGTAATAGGAGGAGCCTCAGGAATAGGGCAAACAACGGCGATCAGCTTGGGAATTGTCGGGGCTACCGTCGGCATTGTTGATAACGATGAGAAAGCGGGCCGGCAGGTAGTCAAAATCATCGAGTCCAATGGCTCCAGTGCAGAGTTCTTCAAAGAAAACAGTCTGCAAAACTTGGATATGGAGGGGTTATACCGGAAGATAATTAAATCTCTAGGTAAAATTGATTTGGCTATTGGGGATGACCGGTGCCGTGGTTTATTGGAATTTTTGCCGGGGATGTTGGAGCGTAATTATGGAGTGGTCTCTATCATTGGTAATTCACCTGAGGCCAAATCAGAACTGGCCTCAGGTGATTCCGGCATCTTAACCGGAGCCCGGGTCGGAGCCTTTATCTTTGATTCCGATGGCGCGGATGATGATCTTGCGAGTGCTGGCCTGATCGGTCTTCTTCGGTTTGGATGGGAATACCATGGTCAAATCGTTGATTGGAAGCAAGGTTTGACACGGCTTGGTTTGGATACTCACGGTGAAAAGATACAACCAGAGGAACCTGTAATCATCCAGTCATCATTTACAGGGACGCCCGGCGTGATTTCACAAGCGTTGGTTGAGATTATGGTTGAAAATGAGACGGAGTATAATCAATTGTCTATTCTCGTGCGTCAAGTTGCCAAGAGGATGTTTCTTCAGGGAACCGGGCTTACCGTTAACGAATGGAGTGAATATGCCCGAAGCATGAGTCATCATTTATCAGAAGGCGATCTGGAGATACAGAAGGTCGAAGAATACCTTGATAGATTGAGACGCCTGTTTGATTTTATGGATGTTCAAGAAACTCAAGCCCACCGTTGGGCTAAGCACGAAAACAATCTTGAATCAGTGATTCAATCATTGGATTTTAGAAAAACAGTGGTAAAAGATTTAATAACAGTTATTGAAAATCAAATACTGCCCTCTATTTAAATAACGATCAACTCAAGACAGGCCGTAATCACAATTTACTGTTTGTTGAGTGTCTTTGCAATGTTCTTTGTCCGGACATCCGTTGCTTTAAGTTTGGCTTCACTTGTGTTCTTATTGAACATGACGGGCAGGGCATTTTTAATTAGTTCTCTGACTGCTCCGAAAAACTCCGGGGGATTTTTTACCAGACTCAGGAAAAACCTTTTATTATGACGCACCATGAATCTGACACGCCGGCTGGCATAGGTTCGGGCATATTCAGCAAACGCATTATTGATTATCTCATCCGGCACCTCGGATAAATTGGCTCGGGTAGCGGAATAAAACGCGAAATGGGGCCAATCAGCCAATGTTTTAGGCGGTTCGATAAGGTTGTTTTCAATACAATAATTAAAAAGAGGGGTTCCGGCGTAAGGGACAAAGCGCATATAAAGAAATGGAGGATTATCGAGCTTCTTAAGGAAGTCTCGGGTCAAATTGAAGTCTTCGATTGTTTCTGTTGGCAAAGCTTCCATGATGTACAATCGGGGTGAAATGCGATACTTGACCAGAAGCCAGAACGATTTTTCCATCTCGTCGAGGTCAACACCTTTTTTCAGAAACTCAAGCATTCTTTTGGATCCGGTTTCTACTCCGATGCCGACGGCAGTACAACCCGCTTTGGCCATTAACGAAATATCTTCTTCGGAAAGATCAGCCCGCGCTTCGCAATCCCATTTAATTTTGATCTTTTTGTCTATAATCAATTTACAGAATTGATGCAAGCGTTTTCGGTTGAAAGTAAAATTATCCTCGAAGAAACGGATGAATTCGATACCATATTCTTTTTGCAGGTGTTCGACTTGAGATACAATCCTTTCGGCGGAAAAATCCCCGCGATAGCCCGCGTGAAATGCGGAATTGTAGCAAAAAGTACAACGGAAAGGACAGCCGCGGGAAGTATTCAGGCTGGCGGCCCAGTATTTTTTTACATCTATCAAATGCCAGGCAGGATCGGGAAGTTCATCTAGATTCTTCAGTTCCTGACTTGCCGGGTTTTGTTGTAT
This window encodes:
- a CDS encoding response regulator receiver protein (KEGG: det:DET0130 response regulator~PFAM: response regulator receiver~SMART: response regulator receiver); amino-acid sequence: MVKKVLIVDDQEQIRLLVCGILKDEYEVLEAGSGEEALQVAREYLPDLIIMDILMPGMDGLTACSQIKSNPATNNIPVLVLTIIDYELNRRFAESLGADGYITKPFTPEELRKAVSEHLKSPAA
- a CDS encoding hypothetical protein (KEGG: mxa:MXAN_3627 hypothetical protein): MKYLISGEQVTSAATHEDQVKFLEAAKNWVENNRAEGKIDGAYSFLDGGGMIIVDVKDHEEMTQLLLTFPLGPFSNLDVRPLLDFTRNAELTISAVKKIL
- a CDS encoding hypothetical protein (KEGG: kol:Kole_0624 short-chain dehydrogenase/reductase SDR), whose product is MIIQKAGLDPEALGGNVAVVIGGASGIGQTTAISLGIVGATVGIVDNDEKAGRQVVKIIESNGSSAEFFKENSLQNLDMEGLYRKIIKSLGKIDLAIGDDRCRGLLEFLPGMLERNYGVVSIIGNSPEAKSELASGDSGILTGARVGAFIFDSDGADDDLASAGLIGLLRFGWEYHGQIVDWKQGLTRLGLDTHGEKIQPEEPVIIQSSFTGTPGVISQALVEIMVENETEYNQLSILVRQVAKRMFLQGTGLTVNEWSEYARSMSHHLSEGDLEIQKVEEYLDRLRRLFDFMDVQETQAHRWAKHENNLESVIQSLDFRKTVVKDLITVIENQILPSI
- a CDS encoding Radical SAM domain protein (KEGG: deb:DehaBAV1_0108 radical SAM domain-containing protein~PFAM: Radical SAM domain protein; cobalamin B12-binding domain protein~SMART: Elongator protein 3/MiaB/NifB) yields the protein MRVLLVNPGTEVNPRFKTYAVFPNGLLFLAAVLEQAGHQVKILDNVLWNAKPADYMDFKPELIGYSVLTGTDITQAISQSQEFKELFPEAKLIWGNVHPSTTPEQTLAEPYIDYVIRGAGEEPLLKLVEHLETGSPALSEIPGLAYRAQDGIQQNPASQELKNLDELPDPAWHLIDVKKYWAASLNTSRGCPFRCTFCYNSAFHAGYRGDFSAERIVSQVEHLQKEYGIEFIRFFEDNFTFNRKRLHQFCKLIIDKKIKIKWDCEARADLSEEDISLMAKAGCTAVGIGVETGSKRMLEFLKKGVDLDEMEKSFWLLVKYRISPRLYIMEALPTETIEDFNLTRDFLKKLDNPPFLYMRFVPYAGTPLFNYCIENNLIEPPKTLADWPHFAFYSATRANLSEVPDEIINNAFAEYARTYASRRVRFMVRHNKRFFLSLVKNPPEFFGAVRELIKNALPVMFNKNTSEAKLKATDVRTKNIAKTLNKQ